Within the Salinicoccus roseus genome, the region ACAAGTATCTCGCTCGCCACAAACACTGTGATGAGCAGCACGATGAGCGGACCGTAAGTGGCGAAAAAGGTATACAGCTGCTGGAAGGCCGTTTTCCTGTCGTACATATGGAGCGTCACCCCGTCCTGCTCGGCAATGCTCCGCATCTCTTGGAAGAGGCGCGTCTGATGGTAGCCCATCATCTGGAGGTCTCCCTCATATTTATCATTCAGTTGCTCCCACACTGTGTCCATGGCGAAATCCGGCAGTCCTCCGGCGGTCATCCTGGCCAGCAGGGCGACATCGCCATTTTCAATAGCACTGTGGTAGCCGAAATAATCTTCATACTGCTGCTTCGCAGTACTGTATGTATCGATGCCGGTCATGCTGTTCACTGCTATGTCCCCCGACTCGAGCCGGCCCTCCTTCATCCCGTAGGCCGCCGTCATCTCCAGGCGTAAAGTTTCCCTGTCGATCGTCATCGGGTGCTCCTGGCCCGGCATATAGAAGAAGAGGTGGACGAATATGGCGACGAAGGAGAGAATGAGCACAAGCCGGTTCTTTCGATTCCGCCATGTGCGTTTGAATGTCTCCCTGAATACTGATGCAAACATGACAACCCATCCCAGTCCATTTAAAATATTTTAATATTCTGTAAAAATAATCCTTTCTTTATGATATATTTTTAATAGACATTGCGCAAGGGTGAATCAGCCGCTATGATTAAATGAAAAAGGGGTAAAGCCATGATTGAACTTTCTACAGGCAGAGACATCGGCTACGATGATATTGAACAGCTCTACAGGAGCAAGGGGCATACATCCTATGACAAGCGGATGGATGCACTCTTCGAGGCTGTGATGGCTTCCGACTACATCGTCACGGCCTGGGATTCTGGCCAGCTCATCGGACTGATCCGGTCCTCCGGGGACTTGATGTTCACCCAGTATGTCGCGGATTTCGTCATCCACCCGGACCACCAGTCAAAAGGGGTCGCCTCAAAATTGATGGACGCCTATCTGGAGGCGGCTGATGATGTGGAGAAGGTCTATCTGATGATGCAGGGGCCGACCAGTGCCTTCACGAGGAATTGGCTGATACATAAAGGATTTGAAACGAGGGGCGGCGACCCTTCGGCCATCTACCTGAAAACGAAGAGGAAATGAAGAAGACCCCGCCAAGGCGGGGTCTTCGTCTATATGAAATAGTTGCCGAGCACGCTGTTCACATCGTGCACCACGACGAATGCGTCCTCATCATACCGTTTGATGAGGCGCTTGAGCCGTGTCAACTGGTTCTTGTTGATGACGACATAGAGGATATCCTTGTCCTCCTGCGTGTAGAAGCCGCGGCCGTTCATGATCGTGACGCCGCGTCTGATTTCACTGTTGATCATCTTGCCGAGCCGCTCTGGATGGTCGGAGATGATGGTGATGGCCTTCTTCGGGTTCATACCTTCGATGATGAAGTCCATGACCTTCGTTGCGATGTATAGGGCGATGACCGTGAGCAGCACCTGTTCGAGCGTCATGACGGTCAGGCCGATGGTGATGACGACCAGGTCGAAGAACAGGAGCGCGTAGGATACGTTGATGTCCATATATTTATTGACCAGCCGGGCAAGGATCGTCGTGCCTGCCGTCGTTGCACCGATCCGGATGATCAGACCGATGCCAAGTCCGACGAACATGCCGCCGAACACCGTGTTGACCAGTATTTCATCCGACTGTACATGCCAGGTCTCCGTCACCCACAGGAAGAACGACGTCAGTATTACGACAACGATCGTATAATACATCGAACGTTTGCTCAAATACTTGAAACCGACGGCGAGCAGGATCGAGTTCAGCACAAGGTTCGACAGGGCCGGGGAGATATCAAATGCATAATAGAGAATGATTGCGAGCCCGGTGACGCCGCCCTCCCCGAGATTGCCGGCAATCATGAACGAATTGACCCCAATGGCAAAAATAAAAGACCCGATGATTACCGTAGCAATATTGATCAGGGTCTGTTGCGTGATCCTGGGATCGAATGAAACTCTTCTTTTTTCAAAATCGATGCGTTTGAGCCTTTCTCTGATCTTCACAATCATCCTCCTCCTCAATGTTTTTTATCCACCGGTATATGATATACGATTAAGGGAAATATTTCAACATAGGTCGGCGGATGCCGTCATTCGGCATGACCTTCCGGCACATTGATGCGGATACAGGCGGGTACGACTTCGATATCCATGGCGCTGAAGTCTTCGGCATCCCCATCGATATCCATCACTTCCAGCCTGTCTGTATCGAGGAACAGCTTCTTCGTGCGCATATAATGGACATTGCTGTGCCCGGTCAGCCTGCCCCGGAACGCCGCGATGATGATTTCAACGATTTCCTTCGGGGTGGAGGGCACGATGTTGATGACGTGCAGATGGTTGTCATCGATCCGGGCCTCAGGCAGCAGCCGGTCGAAACTGCCGACGGACGATGTATTGGCGACGATCGTCAGGATCGAATCGCTCATCACCTTCTCTTCGTCCGCATCTATCTTCACCCGATAGTTCTTCATGGTGAACAGTGCATGCAGCCCTGCATAGAGGTAGGCAAGTATGCCGAACCTGTTCTTCACTTTGGAGCTGACACCCGTGAATGACTCCATGAAATCGCCCAGTGCAATCAGGTAGGCTGCATGGCGGCCGTTGAATCTGATGACATCCGCTTCAATCGTCTTCTGTGGCTTCGACAGGTTCCGGATCGCCTCATTCATATCGAGGGGGAGGCCGAGGGCGCGTGTATAATCGTTGACGGTGCCGGCCGGCAGGATCGACAGGGCCGCTTCAGAACCACATTCGACCATACCGTCCATGATTTCACCGATGGTGCCGTCACCGCCGGAAGACACGATCAGCTCTGCATACCGCGACGCTTCCATAGCGAGCTCCTTTGCATCGGATCCATCCGTATACAATACTTCCACTTCATAGTTCTGGCCGTGGAGGGCACGGAGCACACCATATTCGACCGGCGGCTTTTTCTTCTTCCCTGATTTTCTGTTGATGATCAGCGCTGCCTTCTTCATATTCTTCCCCCGTCTTCGTGTGGTTTCTCCAATCATATAAGATAGGAAGACCATTGTCGATGCATGGATTCATTGTGCATATAAAAAGGCACCCGGCGTGAGCCGGATGCCCGCTTCCATACATTGTCATGACACGTTTATGGGAATGGAAAACAGCCCCGGCCGGGGGTGCCCTTATTCTCCTATGATATTCTTGAATACGACGCCTTCTTTTGCGACGACCTTGATGTTGTCGTTATCCTTCAAAGCACCGATGTTCTCCAACGGGTTCTCCTTCGAGAAGATGAAGTCGGCGACATAGCCTTCCTTGACGAGACCGATGTCCGTATAGCCCATGCACTCTGCAGCGGTCTTGGTGGAAGCCGTGATGGCATCCCCTGGTGTCATGCCGCATTCGACCATCAGTTCAAGCTCCCGGAGGTTCGTGCCGTGCTTGAAGACGCCTGCATCGGTACCCATGGCAATCTTGACGCCGGCCTTATATGCCCGCGTGAAGCTTTCCTTGTGTATTTCGATGACTTCCTCGGACTTCTCTACAGCAGTCTTCGACATCCCGAGCTCTTCGGCGAACTCGAGCACGGATACCGGTGCCAGCAGAGTCGGTACGAGGTATGTCCCCTGATCCTTCATCATGCCGCATACTTCATCATCGAGGAATATGCCGTGCTCGATGGAATGGATGCCCGCTTCCACACATTGTCTGACACCCTCCAGTCCCTGGGCGTGCGCCATGACTTTGACGCCGTTCCGGAATTTCGCCTCTTCCACGATGACCTTGAGTTCTTCAAGGGAGAACTGGGTGAATTTCGGATGGTCGGTCGGGCTCGATACCCCGCCTGTAGCGTGGACCTTGATGATGTCAGCACCCGCCCTCAGCATTTCACGCGTCTTTTTGCGCACTTCCTCCACACCATCGCATATACCGTGCGGCATACCCGGGTGCGGCTGCATGAGGTCCGTCACGATGCCTGAATAGTTGAAGCCGTCCCCATGTCCTCCTGTGATCGTCAGAGCGTTGACACTGATCTGCATGCGCGGCCCCTTGACCAGACCATCCTCTATCGCCTTCTTGAGTCCAAGGTCGCTGCCGAGGGCATCGCGTACCGTTGTCACGCCTGCATTGAGCGTCCGGTTCAGATATTCCATCGCGGCATAGAAATTATATGAGAACGGAGTGACGAGCCGCTGTTCGAGCGGTTTGAATTCCGTCATCATGTGCACGTGCGCATCGATCATGCCAGGCAGCATATATTGTCCCGCACCATCCAGCACTTCCGCACCCTTTGCAGCTGATGCTTCAGCATCAATCGCCTTGAAGCGGCCATCCTCCACGAGTACATTCGTATTTTGGACCAGTTCAGAACCGGTACCGTCTATCAGATTGACATTTTTGATGAAAAGTTTTCCCATCTTCTACACTCCCATTTCTTTACTTTTTTATATCAGGCTCATGACGAAGCTTGCGATGAATACAGAAGCAACTGTTACAGTGACGAAGCCGCCGATCAGCATCGGTGTCACCAGTTCCTGGAAGAGCCTGTTCTGATCTTCCAGATTGTTGGTTTCGCTCCGGGCCACCTCTTCACAGATCAGGTAGTCCCCCGGGAAGCCGATCAGCGCCGTCAGGGCGACTGGGATGCCTTTATAGGGATGCCATCCGACGAGCTTCGAAGCGATGAATCCACCTGTGAGGATGCCGAATATGCCGAGGGCAAGTATCAACGCCACAGCAGGGATGTTGGTCACCACATCCTGTGGTGTGATGCCGCCCATCGTGCCGATGATGACGAAGATCAGCGCGACCATCATGAAGCTGAACGAGTTTGCAGACTCCAACGCGCTCTTCGGCAGCAGATTGAAGTTCAGGGCTAGTATACCAAATAGCAGGCAGAACAGCGTATAGTGGATGCCTGTCAGATCCCCAAGGACGACCCCGAGCATGCCGAGGACGAAGATGACGAACAGTTTGATCGTATTGTTCTTCATCAGGCTGAAACGGGAGAGGCCCCGCTCCTCCTCAAAGCCGATGCTGTCCTCTTCGACTCTGCGGTTCTCCGCCATGAATGATTTGCCGTACCGCTTCATGAATGCGGTCGCGAGCGGCATGCCGATGACCCCCTGGAATGCCTGGACAAGTACAGGAACGACGACCAGGCTTGTAAGGCCGAGGTTCGTCAGCGTTTCATTGGTGATCAGGAGCGCCACGACCCCGCCTGAAATCGGACCGACACCGCTTGCTGCCGTCGTGAAGTCGAATACGAGCGTCACGATGACGAGCACCAGTGTAAGTGCGCCTGCAAGGCCGGACAGGGCGATTATGACCGCCCGCCACTGCTTCTTGAGGATTGAGAAGCGCATGAGCGTCCCCATATGTACAATGAGGGGACCGATCAGAATCGCTCCGAGTGCCGGAAGCGTGGAAAGCTCAAGGATGTTCTCCGGGAACACCCCGGTCCATGTAAGTATCAAAAAGCCGAGCATCGCTGTCATCAGCATTGGAATACGGGCACGTGTATAGACCGAAATCAGTTCCCCGAGGGCGATCAGCGCAAACAGCATGACTGTGGCTACTATTGGTTCCTGCAACATATACATCACTCCTAATCATCTACGATGTAGGTAGTATACGCCCTCATAAGGATAAAATAAAGGAATTTTCAGAAATAATTGAGCATTCTGATAAATTAATCGTTTCCATAGAAAAAGGAGATGGGCATCCATCTCCTATCTGGTCTTCTATCCCCTATTGTCGAACGTATGATTGGCGATGCCGAGTGCCCGGAGCATCGATGTCTTCTTGTAGTGGTGGTCCTCGAATTTCTCCAGGATTTCGGATACCACGCCGACGCCGTCTGCGATATATTCACCCTTGTTCAGCATGATGCATTCGGCACGCGATCCGGCCACCACATCGGAGATCTCCGAACGCGTCGGTATGCCTGTCTTCACGAGCGACTCCACCACCTGGGTCGCCCATATGACAGGCACGTGGGCAGCCTCGCATATCCAAAGGAGCTCTTCCTGGATCTCACTCAGCCGTTCGTAGCCGATCTCGACCGCAAGATCCCCGCGGGCAAGCATCACGCCGAAAGGCCGTGAGCCTGCTGCGCGCTGGATGATGTCGGGCAGATTCCTGATGCCCTCGGGCGTTTCTATCTTTGCGATGCTTGGTATCCCCTTCCGGTCCTCAGGCAGACGCTCTGACAATGCATCTTCAATGAGGTCGATGTCCTCGACATCCTTGATGAAGGAAAAGGCGATGGCATCAGCGTGCTGAACCGCAAAATCGAGGTCCCTGTAGTCCTTTTCCGTCAAGACAGGCAGTTTGAAGTCGAGGTCCGGCAGATTGATCCCCTTTTCGGTCTTCACCTTCACCCCGCCTTCCTTCACGGTCCGTTCCACTTCACAGATGATGCCGTCATCCGTCTGCTCCACCGCTTCTGCTTCAATGTGCCCATCATCCATCTTGATCTTCTGGCCCGGCGTTATCTTCCCGATCACCTCAGGCACGGAAGTATTGAGCGCTATTTCGACCTTCTTCGGCAGTGTCATCGATTCCGCACCCGAGAGGAGAAAACGCTCCCCCACCTTGAGCTTCGGATTGCGCATGGAAGTGAGCAGATGCCGGGTCCTTATTTTAGGACCGCTGATATCCATCAGTACACGGCATTCGAGGCCGGTCTCACCTTCTGCTTTACGGATGTTGCCGATCATCCCCGACCATGTATCTGCGTCATCATGCGCACAGTTGATTCGTGCCATGTTCATTCCCGATTCAACCAGTGTCTTCACCAGTTCATAGTCGCTGCCGGCGGCCGACGGCATCGTTACAAGGATGCGTGTGTCCCTGCCGTTGCGGGGCGGGCCGAAGATATCATCAGCGTTCCGTCTGAGTGCCAGGTTGCGGTCCAGAAAGGAGTCGGAGGAGCGGTAGTCGGCCTCCCCCACATCTTCATCCGCGATGTAGCCGAGTGTCCGGGTGACCGCATTCAGTGTACCGAGCACATCCGCCTCCAGACGCCCAAGCGACGAAACACCCCAGGGAATCAGTTTTTCCTGCAGTTCCCTCATATCCTTCCGTCTGAAGGCCATATAGTATGCCAGATTCCTGGCACTGTTCCTGTATCCTTCGCGTATCGGTGTGCTGTCCCATTCCTTAAACAGCCAATCCCCCTCCTGTTCTACAGAAGCCCTGATTTCCATGACCTCTTCAAGCAGCGGGAGTGCTTTCTTCCTGTCCATTCCAGTCACCTTCTTCCGATTATCATAAGCATTTCTTCCCTATACCCGTTTGAGTGCAAACTATTATTGTATAATAAAAAAGCCGCTTCCGGCCGTGGCGGTCGAAAGCAGCTGGAATTTCAGAGGCCGAGCCTGAACATCAGATGCAGGGCCTGGAGATAACCGATATGGAATATCACCCAGAGCATAAAGCCGATATAGCCATTCAGATCCAAAGTCTGTACGGCTAGGCTGGAGAGGATGAAATAGAGCAGTGTAACAACTGCCCCCACCGTCACCAGTCCCGGCATATAGAGACGCGGCTTATACACATAAAGCCATTTCAGTATGATGGCCAGAGTGACAGAGACCATCAGATGAAAAATAATCTCCATGAACAGCCCCGGACTCCGCTCGAAGATGAAGTCCACGTTCAAAAGCAATGTCATGATTTCGATGCCTGCGCTGGATTCCACATATGCAGAAGCAAGAAGAAGCAGCACGCCGGAAACAACCCCGGTGATCAGTCCCGATACTAATATTTTCCTCATGATCGCTGTCCTTTAACCAGTATAATATTCGCTCGATTTTACACATCAAGTATATCATATGACCCATATTAATTTAAGACTGTTAATTATTTCAAAATACCGATATGCTGAATGTCGAACCAAAGGAGGATCCCTATGAAAATTCTATCATTTGAAGAAGAAGCCCGGCATCTCGCCTTCATCGTCGATTTTCTCAAAGTATTCAATGCAGACCTGAAGGACAGGCAGAGCACCACGGCCCAGGGCATACTGGAGACGCGGCAGGACATCAATGAAAACATCTCCAATGTCGTCGATTTTGCCGACGGCAACGTCATGGAATTCGTCCAGATGCTGCCGGAGATCAGAAGAACCGAAATGAACTACAATTATATAGAGACGATGCGTGAACGCACAGAACGCATGATACCAAAACCCTACTTCGGCAAGATCACCGTCGATGGGGAGCCGATCTACATCGGCACCGGCACAATAAAGAACCGGGACAACGACATCCTTATCTACGACTGGCGCACCCCGGTTGCGAGCCTGTTCTATGAGAACACGACAGGCGACCTGTCATACCGCATCCCGGACGGCAGCAGGATAGATGCGACGGTCGAACAGAGGCGCCAGTTCATCATCGAAGACAGCCGCCTCCTCAACATGTTCGACAGCGACGTTTATATAGGAGATGAAATACTCCAGCTCATGATCACCGACTCCTCCCAGTCCAAGCTGAAGAACATCGTCTCCACCATCCAGCAGGAGCAGAATGACGTCATCCGGCTTCCCCTGTCGCAGGATACGCTCGTCTATGGACCACCGGGCAGCGGAAAGACTTCCCTTGCCATGCAGCGGATTGCGTTTCTGCTGTACCAGCATAAGGAGACCCTGAACCCTGAGAACATACTGCTCATTTCACCGAATGAAGTGTTCAACGACTACCTGTCGGACGTGCTGCCCGAACTCGGCGAAAACCATGTGCGCAACACGACCTTCTTCCGCCTCATCTCGCACTTCCCCTACTTCAAGGGGAGGCACTTCGAGCATGTCTACGACAACATCAAACGCCTGAGGCAGAACGACGAAGGGCACGACATCTATGAATTCAAAAATTCCCTCGAATACTTCAAGTCGCTTCATGGCTTCATGAAGCATCTCGAGACCGACGGCATGGAGTTCAGGACACTGCAGGGTGAAAATGGGCTGTTCGCAACCAGGGAAGAACTTGTCCACACATTCTATAATGAACTCGGCGGCCACCCCATAAGCAGGCGGCTCTCGAAGATGCAGGAAAGGCTCCTCAGCCGGTATACCGAGGAAGTCAAAAGGCTGACGAACGAAAGATACAGGGAACTGCGCGACAGCAACAAGTACATCGGCGAGGCGCACGAACTCAAGAAAGAGGCTCATGACTTCGCCAAGAAGCAGCTGAAGACCGTGCACCGCCAAGTCGCACTCTTCCGCTTCGTCCATTTCGAGAAACTGTATGTAAACTCGATCTACGACAGGAAATTCCGCAACATGACCGTGCGTTCCGTCAAGGAGAATGACTTCAAGTATGAAGACATCGCACCCTTCCTCTACCTGTACATCCACCTCCTCGGCAGGCACGACAGGCAAATTCAGCACGTACTGATCGATGAAGTGCAGGACTATTCGAACATCCAGTACTATGTCATGCGCCACTACTACAGGAAGGCGACATTCACGAGTCTGGGCGATCCTAACCAGCAGATCCACCCCGGCAGGAAGGATGCGCTGGTCGCCAAAAATCATGTCCAGAAAAGGCTCGAGCGCTCCTACCGCTCCACCAACCAGATCAATGCATTCCTGAACAGCATCATCCCGGATTCCATACAGTCCGCATCCGTCGACGGCGATGAGGTGCAGAAAGTGCACACTGAAGATGAACTCGGCTATGTCAGGGACATACTGCGCTCCGGCCAATATCCGCAAGTCGCCATCATCACCCCTTCAAGAGACGCGGCCGACCACTATTATGCACAGCTGGAGGATGAGTTCCCACAGATGAAGAACCTCGGGGAGACGGACACGCTGTACAACCAGTCATTCATCATCCTGCCCTACTACCTGTCGAAGGGATTCGAGTACAACACCGTCATCCTGACGGATGTGCAATCCTACAGCGATTCGAAGCATATACTGTATGTTCTGGCCTCCCGGGCAACAAGGCATCTCCATCTGCTCAACCCGACTGAATAGTACGAATATATTAATCCTACTTGAAAAGTAGGATTAATTTGTTTATGATGAGGCTACTTGTTTAAAAAGGAGCTGTCATCAAATGGATGCATTACTTGTCGTCATAAATATCATCGCCTTCCTGCTGCTCATCGGTGCCCTGGTGTTCCTAAAGCGGCGGAACGTAAAATTCTCCCACCGTGTGATGATCGGCCTCGTACTCGGCCTGTTCTTCGGTGCCGGACTTCAGCTGATCTATGGGGTGGACGGTACGGTCATAGCAAATACGATGGATTGGATTTCCATCGTCGGCAGCGGCTTCGTGCGATTGCTGCAGATGATCGTCATGCCCCTCGTCTTCATTTCCATCCTCGGTGCTTTCGCAAAGATGGATGTAAAGGAGAAGTTTCTGAAATCAGGCATCAAAATCATCGCACTGCTGCTCGGTACCACCGCAATTGCTGCCGTCATCGGCATATCTGCCGCCCTTATCTTCAATCTTGATGCTTCAAGCCTTAACCTGGGCGAAGCTGAAAATGAACGGGCACTCTCACTCGAGAGCACCGCTTCTGAAGTAGAAGATCAGACGCTTCCCCAGCAGCTTGTATCATTGCTGCCGGCCAATCCTTTCCTTGACTTCACAGGGGATCGGGCCACTTCCACCATCGCAGTCGTCCTCTTCGCCATCTTCATGGGTTTCAGCTTCGTCCGCCTCATGCAGCGCAATCCCGAGAGCGGCGAAAAGATCAGAACAGGCATCATCGCCCTGAACGACTGGGTTATGCAGCTGGTCAAAATCATTCTGGCTCTGACACCATACGGGATCCTGGCGATCATGGCCTCTACTGTGGCCACTTCGAACTTCCAGGCCATATACGATCTTGGACTGTTCGTCGTCGCTTCATATGCTGCACTGCTGACTATGTATCTGGTCCACCTTCTGCTGATCGGACTGACAGGCCTGAATCCGCTCCAGTATTTCAAGAAGACGGCGGAAGCACTGCTGTTTGCCTTCACCTCACGTTCGAGTGCCGGGACACTGCCGCTCAACATACAGACGCAGCGGACAAGACTCGGCGTACCGGCAAGCATCGCCAACTTCTCGGGGAGCTTCGGACTATCCATCGGTCAGAATGGGTGTGCCGGCATCTACCCAGCGATGCTTGGCATCATGATTGCACCGGCGGCCGGTGTTGAAATCAACGCGCAGTTCATCATTACGCTGATTGCCGTGACGGTCATCGCCTCCCTTGGGATCGCCGGTGTCGGTGGCGGTGCAACATTCGCAGCAATCATCGTCCTGTCAACGATGAACCTGCCGATCGCCCTCGCCGCCGTCCTCATCTCCATCGAACCCCTGATTGATATGGGAAGGACAGCCGTCAACGTCAGCGGTTCGATGACGGCCGGAACGATAACCGCAAAGACGAACCGCTCATTGGACAAAGATGTCTATGATGAAAAACGCTACGATGAACTCACAGCAGAAGCATAGTTTCCACCGGCACATTGCGTGCCGGTTTTCAATAAAATTTTTTAAAAATAATTTCATTTTCAAACAACGGCGTATGGAACGATTTTCTTGGACCATTGCTTTACCTGAACGATGAATCCCTCTATACGCTGCAGCTCGGTCTGCAGGTCTTCAAGGAACAGTCGAGCACCCAGTGGAACTATCTGATGGCCGGTTCACTGCTTGTACTCATGCCCGTCATCATCCTGTTCTTCTTCTTCCAGAAATATTTCATACAGGGCTCGAACATACTGGGACAGACGGACGAAAAATAGGATGCTCATTAATGAGCATCCTATTTTTGTTATACTGGAGGAAAAAGGAGCAGTCCAATGAAATCCATCACTCCATCTTTAACATTCGAAGGCCGTGCCGAAGAGGCGATGAAATATTATGAAGAGACATTCAAGGATGCAGAAATCCGGATGATCAGGAAGTATGATGATGCAGATCCCGAGCTCGAAGGCAAGGTGATGCAGGGGGCGATCATGATACAGGATCAGCTGATCATGATGATGGACAGCAGCGTGCCGCATGAGTTCACCTTCACCCCGAGCATGTCCTTCTATATCGAATGCAGCACCCCCCAGGAAATAGAACTCTACTACAGGAAGCTTAAAAAACAGGGTGCCATCCATATGCCGCTCGACGAATATGGCTTCTCCAAACAGTTCGCCTGGCTCCAGGACCAGTTCGGCGTGACTTGGCAGCTCAACCTGTCGTAGAAAAAAGCAACCCCTGATCAAATGATCAGGGGTTGCTTATGTCATTATGCAGTCTTTCTGCCGAATATTCTTGCAAAGATGGACTTTCCGCTTCTATCTTCCTTCTTCTTTTCTGAAAGGTAAGTGTAGCTGTCAGCAATTTTCTTGTATTCTTCCATACGCAGGTCTGCTGAAATACGGTCTGTTGAAAACATTTAATTTCCCCCTAATAATCTGTAATTTTATTTAACAGTTAATTTCCAGATATCATTTATCTCAGTTTTAATATACCATTATATAGAGGGTTCATCAATAATCATGTGATTATTTTACCAAAGTAAATCTATTATAAATTTTTAAACAATTCCATTATATTAATTAATATGTGAAATTATATTTCTGTTTTCCTTTACATTCTT harbors:
- a CDS encoding diacylglycerol/lipid kinase family protein; translation: MKKAALIINRKSGKKKKPPVEYGVLRALHGQNYEVEVLYTDGSDAKELAMEASRYAELIVSSGGDGTIGEIMDGMVECGSEAALSILPAGTVNDYTRALGLPLDMNEAIRNLSKPQKTIEADVIRFNGRHAAYLIALGDFMESFTGVSSKVKNRFGILAYLYAGLHALFTMKNYRVKIDADEEKVMSDSILTIVANTSSVGSFDRLLPEARIDDNHLHVINIVPSTPKEIVEIIIAAFRGRLTGHSNVHYMRTKKLFLDTDRLEVMDIDGDAEDFSAMDIEVVPACIRINVPEGHAE
- a CDS encoding HelD family protein encodes the protein MKILSFEEEARHLAFIVDFLKVFNADLKDRQSTTAQGILETRQDINENISNVVDFADGNVMEFVQMLPEIRRTEMNYNYIETMRERTERMIPKPYFGKITVDGEPIYIGTGTIKNRDNDILIYDWRTPVASLFYENTTGDLSYRIPDGSRIDATVEQRRQFIIEDSRLLNMFDSDVYIGDEILQLMITDSSQSKLKNIVSTIQQEQNDVIRLPLSQDTLVYGPPGSGKTSLAMQRIAFLLYQHKETLNPENILLISPNEVFNDYLSDVLPELGENHVRNTTFFRLISHFPYFKGRHFEHVYDNIKRLRQNDEGHDIYEFKNSLEYFKSLHGFMKHLETDGMEFRTLQGENGLFATREELVHTFYNELGGHPISRRLSKMQERLLSRYTEEVKRLTNERYRELRDSNKYIGEAHELKKEAHDFAKKQLKTVHRQVALFRFVHFEKLYVNSIYDRKFRNMTVRSVKENDFKYEDIAPFLYLYIHLLGRHDRQIQHVLIDEVQDYSNIQYYVMRHYYRKATFTSLGDPNQQIHPGRKDALVAKNHVQKRLERSYRSTNQINAFLNSIIPDSIQSASVDGDEVQKVHTEDELGYVRDILRSGQYPQVAIITPSRDAADHYYAQLEDEFPQMKNLGETDTLYNQSFIILPYYLSKGFEYNTVILTDVQSYSDSKHILYVLASRATRHLHLLNPTE
- a CDS encoding GNAT family N-acetyltransferase → MIELSTGRDIGYDDIEQLYRSKGHTSYDKRMDALFEAVMASDYIVTAWDSGQLIGLIRSSGDLMFTQYVADFVIHPDHQSKGVASKLMDAYLEAADDVEKVYLMMQGPTSAFTRNWLIHKGFETRGGDPSAIYLKTKRK
- a CDS encoding YitT family protein, translating into MKIRERLKRIDFEKRRVSFDPRITQQTLINIATVIIGSFIFAIGVNSFMIAGNLGEGGVTGLAIILYYAFDISPALSNLVLNSILLAVGFKYLSKRSMYYTIVVVILTSFFLWVTETWHVQSDEILVNTVFGGMFVGLGIGLIIRIGATTAGTTILARLVNKYMDINVSYALLFFDLVVITIGLTVMTLEQVLLTVIALYIATKVMDFIIEGMNPKKAITIISDHPERLGKMINSEIRRGVTIMNGRGFYTQEDKDILYVVINKNQLTRLKRLIKRYDEDAFVVVHDVNSVLGNYFI
- a CDS encoding pyruvate kinase encodes the protein MDRKKALPLLEEVMEIRASVEQEGDWLFKEWDSTPIREGYRNSARNLAYYMAFRRKDMRELQEKLIPWGVSSLGRLEADVLGTLNAVTRTLGYIADEDVGEADYRSSDSFLDRNLALRRNADDIFGPPRNGRDTRILVTMPSAAGSDYELVKTLVESGMNMARINCAHDDADTWSGMIGNIRKAEGETGLECRVLMDISGPKIRTRHLLTSMRNPKLKVGERFLLSGAESMTLPKKVEIALNTSVPEVIGKITPGQKIKMDDGHIEAEAVEQTDDGIICEVERTVKEGGVKVKTEKGINLPDLDFKLPVLTEKDYRDLDFAVQHADAIAFSFIKDVEDIDLIEDALSERLPEDRKGIPSIAKIETPEGIRNLPDIIQRAAGSRPFGVMLARGDLAVEIGYERLSEIQEELLWICEAAHVPVIWATQVVESLVKTGIPTRSEISDVVAGSRAECIMLNKGEYIADGVGVVSEILEKFEDHHYKKTSMLRALGIANHTFDNRG
- a CDS encoding L-cystine transporter; its protein translation is MDALLVVINIIAFLLLIGALVFLKRRNVKFSHRVMIGLVLGLFFGAGLQLIYGVDGTVIANTMDWISIVGSGFVRLLQMIVMPLVFISILGAFAKMDVKEKFLKSGIKIIALLLGTTAIAAVIGISAALIFNLDASSLNLGEAENERALSLESTASEVEDQTLPQQLVSLLPANPFLDFTGDRATSTIAVVLFAIFMGFSFVRLMQRNPESGEKIRTGIIALNDWVMQLVKIILALTPYGILAIMASTVATSNFQAIYDLGLFVVASYAALLTMYLVHLLLIGLTGLNPLQYFKKTAEALLFAFTSRSSAGTLPLNIQTQRTRLGVPASIANFSGSFGLSIGQNGCAGIYPAMLGIMIAPAAGVEINAQFIITLIAVTVIASLGIAGVGGGATFAAIIVLSTMNLPIALAAVLISIEPLIDMGRTAVNVSGSMTAGTITAKTNRSLDKDVYDEKRYDELTAEA
- a CDS encoding metal-dependent hydrolase family protein, with amino-acid sequence MGKLFIKNVNLIDGTGSELVQNTNVLVEDGRFKAIDAEASAAKGAEVLDGAGQYMLPGMIDAHVHMMTEFKPLEQRLVTPFSYNFYAAMEYLNRTLNAGVTTVRDALGSDLGLKKAIEDGLVKGPRMQISVNALTITGGHGDGFNYSGIVTDLMQPHPGMPHGICDGVEEVRKKTREMLRAGADIIKVHATGGVSSPTDHPKFTQFSLEELKVIVEEAKFRNGVKVMAHAQGLEGVRQCVEAGIHSIEHGIFLDDEVCGMMKDQGTYLVPTLLAPVSVLEFAEELGMSKTAVEKSEEVIEIHKESFTRAYKAGVKIAMGTDAGVFKHGTNLRELELMVECGMTPGDAITASTKTAAECMGYTDIGLVKEGYVADFIFSKENPLENIGALKDNDNIKVVAKEGVVFKNIIGE
- a CDS encoding VOC family protein codes for the protein MKSITPSLTFEGRAEEAMKYYEETFKDAEIRMIRKYDDADPELEGKVMQGAIMIQDQLIMMMDSSVPHEFTFTPSMSFYIECSTPQEIELYYRKLKKQGAIHMPLDEYGFSKQFAWLQDQFGVTWQLNLS